From the Deinococcota bacterium genome, one window contains:
- the paaC gene encoding phenylacetate-CoA oxygenase subunit PaaC, whose product MTPEAPSPEALSPEHMSPDLKKALRRYLLTVADDEIVIGYRDSEWTGVAPMVEEDLAFSSLAQDELGHARLLYTLVGGLSGEDPDRLALQRDKTGYYHAQVLEMRTAPKYQPDGNHLADGDWTSAIVRRYLYDLFDDLRSESLAASSYAPLAGAVRKVRREERYHLKHGETWWRTLAGNPETRARLEAAVQSLWPGLLGLFEAPAGEGPLLEAGLLEASSDELLERWRARLTPLFGAHGLTVPAGAEAQTGGRRGRHGPDWDELYEDMTMVVRLEPEGRW is encoded by the coding sequence ATGACGCCTGAAGCCCCGTCTCCTGAAGCCCTGTCTCCTGAACACATGTCTCCCGACCTGAAGAAGGCCCTGCGCCGCTACCTCTTGACGGTCGCCGACGACGAGATCGTGATCGGCTACCGCGACTCGGAGTGGACGGGCGTGGCGCCGATGGTCGAAGAGGATCTGGCCTTCTCCTCGCTCGCCCAAGACGAGCTCGGCCACGCCCGCCTCCTCTACACGCTGGTGGGGGGGTTGAGCGGCGAGGACCCCGACAGGCTGGCCTTGCAACGCGACAAGACCGGCTACTACCACGCCCAGGTTCTAGAGATGCGCACCGCGCCCAAGTACCAGCCGGACGGCAATCACCTGGCGGACGGCGACTGGACCAGCGCCATCGTCCGGCGCTACCTATACGACCTCTTCGACGACCTGCGCTCGGAGAGTCTGGCGGCGTCCTCCTATGCGCCGCTCGCCGGGGCCGTCCGCAAAGTGCGCCGCGAGGAGCGCTACCACCTTAAGCACGGCGAGACCTGGTGGCGCACGCTTGCCGGCAACCCCGAGACGCGCGCGCGCCTCGAGGCCGCCGTGCAAAGTCTCTGGCCGGGCCTCCTGGGGCTCTTCGAGGCCCCGGCGGGCGAAGGGCCGCTCCTGGAGGCGGGCCTGCTCGAGGCGAGCAGCGACGAGCTTTTGGAGCGTTGGCGCGCGCGCCTGACGCCGCTCTTCGGCGCGCACGGCCTGACAGTGCCCGCCGGGGCGGAGGCGCAAACGGGCGGACGCCGTGGCCGGCACGGCCCGGACTGGGACGAGCTCTACGAGGACATGACGATGGTGGTCAGGCTCGAGCCCGAGGGAAGGTGGTGA